In Crassostrea angulata isolate pt1a10 chromosome 4, ASM2561291v2, whole genome shotgun sequence, one genomic interval encodes:
- the LOC128182560 gene encoding uncharacterized protein LOC128182560, which produces MDNTPSWVKHFDENYRLATKNETEFSHNNSASELDTHARQLHHSQTYAGDLSGRKLSSSQILPRIHTAQSDLSCSISEDERKVKKKRRRRQIDETSGYSTTSLSEVSEVDTPKRRANRRPNQNNPNGRREDLPEDGRLPTSANQQRRRENLSDDRSERSRVSRTSDNRKNSQASMVSNTPRNDNRKNSQASVLSSTKRECDKALVRNSRIRSTTDSLATSVHSGSKPNLYDNNQRRISSSSSRLDIQSLANRKLYGSRETLDPFAFIQPAPEPFGRKVRKTCRPILGFFVMLILAASLGAAIYFAVELKKTHENEIEMLRANLALKIKSSNFYDSLENLSSKDFNNIAMAYCQQMDTYYKKSQFETTYRGCEVLSIKDEHINFTLFFVEKDASKRDIISVIETSAPKVNETAANVALVDRFEIELDQVKIKIERERTPVDFNRIQDKPSTPKTTTQKPTTVKPTTRTLQSTKTTSLQPPSTTEIPMTSSQQNVTNVTESTTTSRLTTAVSTNQSTAPEKATVEMLKAWDPCQLLEGSFFRHPTDCNQYFQCEHKKSILQTCTGALVFDVDSNNCVHDRPGIVCPDPAKAPPKPTGYEPITRKIPSTKPTTTPATTTTDSVFSSNQTRPEYPGRPEYEREPCLKAKAGTLHPHPDDCKKFIQCISLNRGQELTCAMNLVYDPDAKMCIHPKNDLICPDILPCLQKSNGYFAHPFNCSLYIQCESGREKIQTCSPGLIWVASVNSCMYPTDSNSCKDKVVT; this is translated from the exons ATGGATAACACACCGTCTTGGGTAAAACATTTCGATGAGAACTACAGACTCGCCACAAAAAATGAAACGGAATTTTCACATAATAACTCAGCCAGTGAACTCGATACACATGCG AGGCAGCTTCATCACAGCCAAACTTACGCGGGAGATCTCTCGGGCCGGAAGCTGTCATCGAGTCAGATTCTGCCGCGCATCCATACAGCTCAATCAGATTTAAGTTGCTCAATCTCAGAGGATGAACGGAAAGTGAAAAAGAAGCGTCGCAGACGACAAATTGACGAAACATCCGGGTACAGCACCACCTCGCTAAGCGAGGTTTCGGAAGTGGACACGCCAAAAAGGCGCGCAAACAGACGACCAAACCAGAATAATCCAAACGGTCGCAGGGAAGACTTACCAGAAGATGGACGATTACCGACTAGTGCTAATCAACAAAGAAGGCGGGAAAATCTGTCGGACGATCGTAGTGAGAGAAGTCGTGTTAGTCGAACTTCAGACAATCGAAAGAATAGCCAAGCTTCAATGGTATCTAATACTCCTCGGAACGATAATCGAAAAAATAGCCAAGCTTCAGTTTTATCTAGTACAAAGAGAGAGTGTGATAAAGCATTAGTAAGAAACAGCCGCATTCGTTCTACAACGGACAGTCTAGCTACTAGTGTTCATAGTGGCAGCAAGCCAAATCTGTATGATAACAATCAAAGACGCATAAGTTCCTCCTCATCCCGGCTAGACATACAGTCTCTAGCCAACAGGAAACTCTACGGGTCCAGGGAAACACTTGACCCTTTCGCTTTCATCCAACCGGCTCCAGAACCGTTTGGACGAAAAGTCCGGAAAACTTGTCGTCCAATTCTTGGATTTTTTGTGATGCTTATTCTTGCTGCCAGTTTAGGGGCAGCTATATACTTTGCAGTTGAGTTAAAAA aaacaCACGAAAACGAAATCG AGATGCTTCGTGCCAATTTAGCTTTGAAAATAAAGAGTAGTAATTTTTACGACAGTCTGGAAAACCTCTCATCCAAAGACTTCAACAACATAGCCATGGCATATTGCCAACAG ATGGATACATATTACAAGAAGAGTCAGTTTGAAACAACGTATCGAGGGTGTGAGGTCTTGTCCATTAA AGATGAACACATCAATTTTACATTGTTCTTTGTGGAGAAAGACGCCTCAAAGCGAGACATAATATCTGTGATAGAGACTTCCGCTCCCAAAGTCAATGAAACAGCGGCCAACGTAGCATTGGTGGATCGCTTTGAAATTGAACTGGAccaagtgaaaataaaaatagaacgAGAAAGAACGCCGGTTGATTTCAATAGAATACAAGATAAACCTTCAACTCCAAAAACCACTACCCAGAAACCCACTACGGTAAAACCCACCACCAGAACGCTTCAATCTACAAAAACTACGTCATTGCAACCTCCATCAACGACAGAAATACCAATGACGTCATCGCAACAAAACGTCACTAATGTCACTGAATCTACCACCACTTCGAGGTTAACTACAGCAGTATCAACCAATCAGAGCACAGCGCCCGAGAAGGCCACCGTAGAAATGt tgaAAGCATGGGATCCGTGCCAATTACTAGAGGGTAGTTTCTTCAGACATCCCACAGACTGCAATCAATATTTCCAGTGTGAACACAAAAAGTCTATCCTACAAACCTGTACAGGGGCCCTGGTGTTTGACGTGGACTCCAACAACTGTGTCCATGACAGACCAGGCATTGTGTGTCCGGACCCCGCCAAGGCCCCGCCTAAACCCACGGGGTACGAGCCTATTACGAGGAAAATCCCTTCCACCAAACCGACGACAACACCCGCTACCACCACCACTGATAGTGTGTTCTCCAGCAACCAAACGAGGCCCGAATACCCCGGTAGACCAG AATATGAACGAGAACCTTGTTTGAAAGCAAAAGCTGGAACGCTTCACCCTCATCCAGATGACTGCAAGAAATTTATACAATGCATTAGCCTCAACCGAGGGCAGGAGCTGACGTGTGCCATGAATCTTGTGTATGACCCGGACGCTAAAATGTGCATCCACCCGAAAAATGACTTAATCTGCCCAGACATTCTACCCTGTTTGCAGAAAAGCAATGGATATTTTGCTCACCCTTTCAACTGTTCATTATATATTCAGTGCGAGTCAGGTCGAGAAAAGATTCAAACGTGCTCACCTGGACTGATTTGGGTGGCCTCTGTGAACAGTTGTATGTATCCCACGGACAGTAACTCGTGCAAAGACAAAGTAGTCACGTGA
- the LOC128181581 gene encoding LOW QUALITY PROTEIN: intraflagellar transport protein 81 homolog (The sequence of the model RefSeq protein was modified relative to this genomic sequence to represent the inferred CDS: substituted 1 base at 1 genomic stop codon) translates to MSEQLKYIMQELAKEPFSKTYNLISFDSLEPLQLLQVLTDVMSVIDPKQKVDIREEAPDQTAVRMFNTLRILKYKPPTEXVQIFRSGLVQGDKLVIYPILEWLLKRIPDLQKRAHLARFLVKVDVPPEIMAEDPIPDLYAQYEESMDQFKDLHKEAEGLKNAGYNTGEIKKDISNMEDEKEQLIKRVERLKRKVESHPNSTTMMNVARNLRLERDREKKLAEQRQEQSTLIQHEDQRIRRLQSQLNDTRQAAVGANPEVMLQRLEEETHTNKYIVTEKLPKEMAQQRKILLNLQKVVAEPAMGQSDLDKLHEQITDLTEEIKQLVEKKLRTEDPTDNKSALFKQQAAIIAGKKEGALTNFRDVRDMYHKMSMDLEQKREIAKEAGGGEVLKGEDFKRYVNKLRSKSTIYKKKRQEIAEIRAELGVLSRTEQILRQKDEFITRSLEAVENKKGVTGYRQTQEELEKVSAVKSELDERKGKTLEDISDMVQRLTRTIANKKNSLAPIIKELRPMRQKAQELTNKHAEKKQAYDTAAAGLESNMAKLEQEVRAYHEECSQEESRYHYLHCMMQMVEIQQKKVADEMKAYTSADPYARKKTFRELYQRKVQEQENLGKGLREQQKTVRENHGPSLRQMKMWKDVERLLECKRHCFELSGGLSGGLGGGGVYGEQPPAVLEEDRLVM, encoded by the exons atgagtgaacaattaaagtacattatgcAGGAATTGGCCAAAGAGCCATTCAGCAAGACCTACAACTTGATTTCATTTGATTCCCTGGAACCATTACAACTCCTGCAAGTTCTGACAGATGTTATGAGTGTTATTGACCCAAAG CAAAAAGTTGATATCCGAGAAGAAGCCCCTGATCAGACTGCAGTTCGGATGTTTAACACCTTGAGAATCCTGAAATACAAACCTCCAACTGAGTAAGT ACAAATATTCCGAAGTGGCCTGGTGCAGGGTGATAAGTTAGTCATCTACCCTATACTTGAATGGCTGCTGAAACGCATTCCAGACCTCCAGAAAAGGGCCCATCTGGCTCGGTTTCTGGTGAAGGTGGACGTCCCCCCAGAGATCATGGCGGAGGACCCCATCCCAGATCTCTATGCTCAG TATGAAGAGTCTATGGATCAGTTCAAAGATCTACACAAAGAGGCTGAAGGATTAAAGAATGCTGGCTATAACACCGGAGAAATCAAGAAAGACATCTCCAACATGGAGGACGAGAAAGAGCAATTGATTAAGCGTGTTGAAAGGCTCAAAAGAAAG GTGGAGTCTCATCCCAATTCAACCACCATGATGAATGTGGCCAGAAATTTACGACTGGAACGAGACCGCGAGAAGAAGCTTGCTGAACAGCGGCAAGAACAGTCCACACTG ATTCAACATGAAGATCAGAGAATTCGGCGACTTCAGTCTCAGCTAAATGACACCAGACAGGCCGCAGTAGGGGCTAACCCTGAAG TGATGCTGCAGAGGCTGGAGGAGGAGACCCACACCAACAAGTACATAGTGACAGAGAAGCTGCCCAAGGAGATGGCCCAGCAGAGGAAGATCCTGCTCAACCTACAGAAGGTGGTGGCTGAGCCGGCCATGGGACAGTCCGACCTGGATAAGCTCCATGAACAG ATCACTGATCTGACAGAGGAGATTAAACAACTTGTCGAAAAGAAACTGCGGACAGAAGACCCAACTGACAACAAGTCGGCCTTGTTCAAGCAACAG GCTGCTATAATCGCCGGGAAGAAGGAAGGAGCTCTGACTAACTTCCGAGATGTCCGAGATATGTATCACAAGATGTCCATGGATTTGGAGCAAAAACGTGAAATTGCTAAGGAAGCCGGGGGTGGTGAGGTCCTGAAGGGAGAAGAT TTCAAGAGATATGTTAACAAACTGAGGAGTAAGAGTACGATCTACAAGAAGAAGAGACAGGAGATTGCCGAGATCAGAGCCGAGCTGGGAGTGCTGTCTCGTACCGAGCAGATCCTACGTCAGAAGGATGAGTTCATCACTAGAAGTCTG GAGGCTGTTGAGAACAAGAAAGGAGTAACTGGGTACCGCCAGACTCAGGAGGAACTAGAGAAGGTGTCCGCAGTCAAGAGCGAACTGGACGAGAGGAAAGGGAAGACCCTGGAGGACATCTCCGACATGGTCCAGCGACTTACACGAACCATAGCCAATAAAAAGAACTCGCTGGCCCCCATCATCAAAGAGCTGAGACCAATGAGACAGAAGGCTCAG GAACTGACCAACAAGCATGCAGAGAAGAAGCAGGCGTATGACACCGCCGCTGCCGGACTGGAGAGTAACATGGCCAAACTGGAACAG GAGGTGCGGGCCTACCATGAGGAGTGTTCCCAGGAGGAGTCACGCTACCACTACCTCCACTGTATGATGCAGATGGTTGAGATCCAACAGAAGAAGGTGGCTGACGAGATGAAGGCCTACACCTCGGCCGACCCATACGCTCGCAAGAAGACCTTCAG GGAGCTGTACCAGAGGAAGGTTCAGGAGCAGGAAAACCTTGGTAAGGGTCTAAGGGAGCAGCAGAAGACCGTCCGTGAGAACCACGGCCCAAGTCTCCGCCAGATGAAGATGTGGAAGGACGTGGAGCGGCTACTGGAGTGTAAGCGCCACTGCTTCGAGCTGTCCGGGGGGCTGAGTGGAGGCCTAGGAGGTGGAGGGGTCTATGGGGAGCAGCCCCCTGCAGTACTTGAAGAGGACCGCCTGGTCATGTGA